From the genome of Gemmatimonas phototrophica, one region includes:
- a CDS encoding aminotransferase class V-fold PLP-dependent enzyme, with protein MDRRLFVAALAGTTALPAFASPRFAPGAIRRLLDAADVAKSRGTRLLDPDAPLWRGSAAEDLAFASDEDFWEPVQRAFDLDRTWINLNNGGCSPAPSHVMAQLERDLRFSNELPVIHMWQTLEPRIEVVRREMAREFGCDTEEMALTRNASEALLTLIHGLDLKAGDEVLLSNQNYGRMINGWKQRARRQGIVVKEISFPVPCTTPQQIVDAFAAGITERTRVIEITHITNLTGQILPVKAIVEMARAKNIEVFVDGAHAFAQFPFTRDDLGCDYYGTSLHKWLLAPIGTGFLYVRRNKIPNIWPLYAENDGQTNDIRKYEEVGTHPAANHNAVSVSLAFHRALGPGRKSARLIYLRDRWAKRLLAEGQGRVKVLTPLDSPWGGGLGFFNVDGLEPTKLGEWLLSKHRVVQTPIVHAEFKGIRVTPNVYTTLEEIDRFAELVLTAIHKGIA; from the coding sequence ATGGACCGCCGCCTGTTCGTCGCCGCGCTCGCCGGAACAACCGCTCTTCCGGCTTTTGCCTCACCCCGCTTCGCGCCCGGGGCCATCCGCCGACTGCTCGACGCGGCGGACGTTGCCAAAAGCCGTGGGACGCGCCTGCTGGATCCGGATGCGCCGTTGTGGCGCGGCAGTGCCGCCGAGGATCTCGCCTTCGCCAGTGACGAGGATTTCTGGGAGCCGGTCCAGCGCGCGTTTGATCTCGATCGCACCTGGATCAATCTCAACAACGGCGGCTGCTCCCCGGCGCCGTCGCATGTCATGGCGCAGCTTGAACGCGATCTCCGCTTCTCGAACGAACTGCCCGTCATTCACATGTGGCAGACACTCGAGCCCCGCATTGAGGTGGTGCGCCGGGAAATGGCGCGTGAGTTCGGTTGCGACACGGAAGAAATGGCGCTCACGCGCAACGCGTCAGAAGCCCTGCTCACCCTCATCCACGGCCTTGACCTCAAGGCGGGGGATGAAGTGCTGCTGAGTAACCAGAACTACGGCCGCATGATCAATGGCTGGAAGCAGCGGGCCCGGCGACAGGGCATTGTCGTGAAGGAGATTTCGTTCCCGGTACCGTGCACCACGCCGCAGCAGATTGTCGATGCCTTTGCGGCCGGGATTACCGAGCGTACCCGGGTCATCGAGATCACGCACATCACCAACCTCACCGGACAGATCCTCCCGGTGAAGGCCATTGTGGAAATGGCGCGGGCCAAGAATATCGAGGTGTTTGTGGATGGCGCGCACGCCTTCGCGCAATTCCCCTTCACGCGCGACGATCTGGGGTGTGACTACTACGGGACGAGTTTGCATAAATGGTTGTTGGCGCCGATTGGTACCGGCTTCCTCTACGTGCGCCGCAACAAGATCCCGAACATCTGGCCCTTGTACGCGGAGAACGACGGGCAGACAAACGACATCCGGAAATACGAGGAGGTCGGTACGCATCCGGCGGCCAACCACAACGCCGTGTCCGTGTCCTTGGCGTTTCACCGGGCGCTCGGCCCGGGGCGCAAGTCGGCACGCCTGATTTACCTGCGCGACCGGTGGGCGAAGCGACTGCTGGCTGAAGGGCAGGGGCGCGTGAAGGTGCTCACGCCGCTCGACAGCCCATGGGGGGGCGGCTTGGGGTTCTTCAACGTGGACGGGTTGGAGCCGACCAAGCTGGGCGAATGGCTCCTGAGCAAGCACCGGGTGGTCCAGACGCCCATTGTGCATGCCGAGTTCAAGGGGATCCGTGTCACTCCCAACGTGTATACCACGTTGGAGGAGATCGACCGTTTTGCGGAACTCGTTCTCACGGCCATTCACAAGGGTATTGCATGA
- a CDS encoding sensor histidine kinase, producing MNPLKAADEGVLRSAVSPTDRTSPALPTPLDEFDWIRGGTYSPDTTAHRRVLDNTAGYAVVLVDADSARRTQRRQLLTEGGAARVITASDALDVADALRLMDPDAIIVSASDTVLGGKLIRAVRAQFDAHHAPVPVIAWQSRLVLQGTPSELNDAGADAVVDDTAGADQVLSSVRALRRLITSATRRTVSELAPSTTLLDTLPMAIALIDRDGRVREANQALQTLWQEMTGQRVSPVGSDLAQLMVPSDRTPQAESVTPLFSAPAGTVVELECTMGVTPVRGIPVKVRLVRLEDSAQGPVVAAQFSDRRDQRRAEQALNAGRWRALDRQQTLDLSSRLRGLLSAVSQSMSPLAGVRPGSDLVLSSTHAAMLRGTLAQSETLLDALQAIASEQEHPASLVDIRALVDTHLELFRQMLPEHVQLTWDGGARDVLVRGSESQLQQVLTALVMNAWDAQRSGGVIQVSVQHTDDTIIVAVEDNGPGVPEERHDWIFQPMATTRSAEGASGLGLVTARRAVEIHGGQLRIDKYRQLGARFEIVLPRYRTRAKVAKPEVPAVPPRRVVAGL from the coding sequence ATGAATCCGTTGAAAGCCGCCGACGAAGGCGTCTTGCGGAGCGCAGTCTCACCGACTGATCGCACCTCGCCCGCTCTCCCCACCCCGCTCGACGAGTTCGATTGGATTCGCGGTGGGACGTACTCGCCGGACACTACGGCGCACCGTCGGGTCCTCGATAACACCGCGGGGTACGCGGTCGTGCTGGTTGATGCCGATTCGGCGCGTCGCACGCAGCGTCGACAATTGCTCACCGAGGGGGGAGCCGCTCGCGTCATTACCGCCAGCGATGCGTTGGATGTGGCGGATGCTCTGCGTCTCATGGATCCCGATGCGATCATCGTGAGCGCGTCAGATACCGTATTGGGAGGGAAGCTCATCCGCGCGGTGCGTGCGCAGTTTGATGCGCATCATGCGCCGGTCCCGGTCATTGCCTGGCAGTCGCGACTCGTGCTGCAAGGCACGCCGTCGGAGCTCAATGATGCGGGCGCCGATGCGGTCGTTGATGATACGGCCGGGGCCGATCAGGTACTCTCGAGCGTCCGCGCCCTACGCCGGCTCATTACATCGGCTACGCGCCGCACCGTGAGCGAGCTGGCGCCTTCAACGACGCTGCTCGACACGCTGCCCATGGCGATTGCGCTCATCGACCGTGACGGGCGCGTGCGGGAGGCGAATCAGGCGTTGCAGACCCTCTGGCAGGAGATGACCGGACAGCGGGTGTCGCCCGTCGGGTCGGATCTCGCGCAGCTGATGGTCCCCTCCGATCGCACGCCGCAGGCGGAATCGGTCACGCCATTGTTCAGTGCCCCTGCGGGCACCGTGGTTGAATTGGAATGCACCATGGGCGTCACGCCGGTGCGCGGGATTCCAGTCAAGGTGCGCTTGGTGCGTCTCGAAGATTCGGCGCAGGGGCCGGTCGTGGCGGCGCAATTCAGCGATCGTCGCGACCAGCGACGGGCGGAGCAGGCGCTCAATGCCGGTCGGTGGCGGGCACTTGATCGCCAGCAAACGCTCGACCTGTCGAGCCGTCTTCGTGGGCTGCTGTCGGCGGTGTCGCAGTCCATGTCGCCGCTGGCTGGCGTGCGCCCCGGGAGCGACCTGGTGCTGAGCTCCACCCACGCGGCCATGCTGCGCGGCACGCTCGCGCAAAGCGAAACGCTGCTGGATGCGCTGCAGGCCATTGCATCGGAGCAGGAGCACCCGGCATCGCTGGTGGATATTCGCGCGTTGGTGGACACGCATCTTGAGCTGTTCCGGCAAATGCTCCCCGAGCATGTGCAATTGACCTGGGACGGCGGTGCGCGAGACGTGCTGGTGCGGGGAAGCGAGTCGCAGTTGCAGCAGGTGCTGACGGCGTTGGTGATGAACGCATGGGATGCGCAGCGCAGCGGGGGCGTCATTCAGGTGTCGGTCCAGCACACCGACGACACGATTATCGTGGCGGTGGAAGACAACGGTCCGGGCGTGCCGGAAGAGCGCCATGACTGGATCTTCCAGCCCATGGCCACCACCCGATCGGCCGAAGGGGCGAGTGGACTGGGGCTCGTGACCGCGCGCCGTGCCGTGGAGATTCACGGCGGGCAACTCCGGATCGACAAGTACCGGCAGTTGGGCGCCCGGTTCGAAATTGTCCTGCCGCGGTACCGGACCCGCGCGAAGGTGGCGAAGCCGGAAGTGCCAGCCGTACCGCCGCGCCGGGTCGTCGCCGGCCTGTAA
- a CDS encoding alpha/beta hydrolase family protein, giving the protein MRSSLHFRETSVSRAVASTVASGVLAVVALATFSGCVQPLTIAPSDAGRVLANRTVTAPNPGLPGPLAVRRLYYGSGKDTRRPEYRDSVTYRTGTVDASAFARTEPANAKARKKYWGFDNTAFPLNARVWYPEGDGPFPLVLVVHGNHNMREFSDPGYQWLGELLASRGFILASIDENFLNGNLRGENDARGWMLLKHLEVFRALNDSAGKPLFGRIDMKRIALMGHSRGGEAVAIAGAFNRLSHYPDDATVRFNFNFDIKALVAIAPVDGQYKPAEQPTPVSDYNYLVIHGSHDGDVSSFMGLTQYNRFRFTRAGPEFKSAIWMHRANHGQWNTVWNNKDNGTYSVRALQLKALVEGEEQRRFGRVVIGGFLEAALNGRTEYQAIFRDHRAAGDWLPPEMYITRYADARTQWLATFEEDVDVTTGTAPGVRIQADSVSVWKENDSPARARASTFRSNLATIGWNNTALGKDTTAVRWPARVSVSVPDSLRRAWQISGTSTLMLTIGSTDQKPGARKLPRDTTKRDSTARDSTKQSAAKRPDVPKPKTPSKDTVAPDLTVELEDGSGRIARLPLSTFGPVRMPIESYIYRRKGRDKRQFPMLAEPVMHTFVAPLAAFTATGSGFDPASLRTIRLVFDRKKVGAITLDDIGISR; this is encoded by the coding sequence ATGCGAAGCTCCCTGCACTTTCGCGAGACCTCCGTGTCCCGCGCCGTCGCCTCCACCGTCGCCTCCGGCGTCCTCGCGGTCGTCGCGCTGGCCACGTTCAGTGGCTGCGTGCAACCCCTCACCATTGCCCCCAGCGACGCCGGCCGTGTGCTCGCCAACCGCACGGTGACGGCGCCGAACCCCGGCCTTCCCGGGCCGCTCGCCGTCCGGCGGCTGTACTATGGCAGCGGCAAGGACACGCGCCGGCCGGAATACCGCGACTCCGTCACCTATCGGACCGGGACGGTGGATGCGTCGGCGTTCGCGCGCACCGAGCCCGCCAACGCCAAAGCCCGCAAGAAGTATTGGGGCTTCGACAATACCGCCTTTCCCCTCAATGCACGCGTCTGGTATCCCGAAGGGGATGGCCCATTCCCCCTCGTGCTCGTCGTGCACGGCAATCACAACATGCGGGAGTTCTCCGATCCGGGCTACCAGTGGCTCGGCGAACTGCTGGCGTCGCGCGGGTTCATCCTGGCGTCCATTGACGAAAACTTCCTCAACGGGAATCTCCGCGGCGAAAACGATGCGCGCGGCTGGATGCTGCTCAAGCACCTGGAAGTGTTCCGGGCCCTGAACGACAGTGCGGGCAAACCGCTCTTTGGCCGGATCGACATGAAGCGCATTGCGCTCATGGGGCATTCGCGCGGCGGCGAAGCCGTGGCCATTGCCGGCGCCTTCAACCGCCTGTCGCATTATCCCGATGACGCCACCGTTCGCTTCAATTTCAATTTTGACATCAAGGCGCTCGTTGCCATTGCGCCGGTAGACGGACAGTACAAGCCGGCCGAACAGCCCACGCCGGTCAGTGACTACAACTATCTCGTCATCCACGGCTCGCACGATGGCGACGTGTCAAGCTTCATGGGACTCACGCAGTACAATCGGTTCCGCTTTACGCGCGCCGGGCCAGAGTTCAAGAGCGCCATTTGGATGCACCGCGCCAACCACGGGCAGTGGAACACCGTGTGGAACAACAAGGACAACGGCACGTATTCCGTGCGGGCGTTGCAGCTCAAGGCCCTCGTGGAGGGCGAAGAGCAGCGCCGGTTTGGCCGCGTTGTGATTGGCGGTTTTCTCGAGGCCGCCCTCAATGGTCGCACCGAGTACCAGGCAATCTTCCGCGATCATCGCGCGGCTGGCGACTGGCTGCCACCGGAGATGTACATCACGCGCTACGCGGATGCCCGAACACAGTGGTTGGCCACCTTTGAAGAAGATGTGGACGTGACCACCGGCACGGCGCCGGGGGTCCGCATTCAGGCCGACTCGGTGAGCGTCTGGAAGGAAAACGACTCGCCGGCGCGTGCGCGCGCCTCAACGTTCCGCAGCAACCTGGCCACGATTGGCTGGAACAACACGGCACTCGGAAAGGATACCACGGCGGTGCGGTGGCCGGCGCGCGTGTCTGTGAGTGTGCCGGATTCGCTGCGGCGCGCCTGGCAGATTTCCGGCACCAGCACACTCATGCTCACGATCGGAAGTACCGACCAGAAGCCCGGTGCGCGCAAACTGCCTCGGGATACGACCAAGCGTGATAGCACGGCGCGCGACAGCACAAAACAATCGGCCGCCAAGCGGCCGGATGTCCCGAAGCCCAAGACGCCATCCAAGGATACCGTGGCGCCCGATCTGACCGTGGAACTCGAAGATGGGAGTGGCCGCATAGCACGCCTGCCATTGAGCACCTTTGGCCCGGTACGCATGCCCATCGAGAGTTACATCTACCGACGCAAGGGCCGCGACAAACGCCAGTTCCCCATGTTGGCGGAACCCGTGATGCACACCTTCGTCGCGCCTTTGGCGGCGTTTACCGCCACCGGTTCTGGCTTTGATCCCGCCTCGCTGCGCACGATTCGTCTGGTCTTCGACCGCAAGAAAGTCGGTGCCATCACGCTCGACGACATCGGGATCAGCCGTTAA
- a CDS encoding TonB-dependent receptor, which produces MPPLHDSQRRWRLAGVAALQLAGALLPASAFGASPRHDTGSLREPPCTVSVPSADRASLWAPPLDRTVTLRISDLSVRDAVDRLAAVAKLEVSYSADLLPTDRRVCLALERVPVGAVLDLLLEGSPLRPIVLGSTQVVLAPSRVSASHAPDGGISRRASQLDRVVVTGSPDGAAQRGSPYALDVLDGALLAQHGVNTLGEALELSVPGVWTWTATAGSVTARYGSIRGASSFGASAPKIYLDGIEVANPLLVTQLDPARVARVEVIRGPQGAALYGADAISGVVNILTRHDGAPEGRRQLQMSTSAGVSNTSYAARDPFVQEHSLSFRRGSAARNLGLGVNVGTVGAYVPGASERRLLVDADGRFSRQHSIFTGMARLSLQRANAGSSLMLGNDGLAGFSTGRALTRLPLAGSVNDVRTTLAAAVGDSTRGRLPGDSLPRVVTADSASGQDVAQYTIGGSIAVMPSLLWTHTVIAGVDGYRMRGLSAFALAGPQTLSNAALAGNGEGAADRASLRLRTVGRFDVAPATLLTLTFAAEQAFTNEVVRSELGYAAAPPGGGAGPGAVVGQLLTRPANRVPSQRTLYDNSGLSAQAQIAWRDRWFASAGVRGERTDGATPTAQQSLLPMVGAAYVRDVGNTVVKLRGAFGTGIRPARALVRSSSWLGQGQLAALSALEPEKQSGTEVGVDLLMGARSALHLTRFDQRASGLIQPVSSLVTAVGANGRISRAMTYTLQNVGAIDNRGWELEATTRVQRLSVAGTLALVESRVAQLAAGYRGEMRVGDRMLDVPSSTVSLSGAYSAGRWTLTGSAIRATDWIGYDRAAIGAALSANELSPREFEGANLRRYWLRYPGVTRLRGGVTLRVRSDLSMLLGGDNLLNVQTGAPDNATVIAGRTLTLGLRTTF; this is translated from the coding sequence ATGCCTCCATTGCACGACTCGCAGCGCCGGTGGCGACTGGCGGGCGTAGCGGCCTTGCAGTTGGCAGGGGCGCTGCTGCCCGCTTCGGCGTTCGGCGCATCCCCCCGGCATGACACGGGGTCGCTTCGTGAGCCGCCGTGCACCGTGTCGGTGCCGTCGGCCGATCGGGCGTCGCTCTGGGCCCCGCCACTTGATCGCACCGTTACGCTGCGCATCTCCGATCTCTCGGTCCGTGACGCGGTGGATCGCCTGGCGGCCGTGGCGAAGCTTGAAGTGTCGTATAGTGCGGACCTGTTGCCCACCGATCGCCGCGTCTGTCTCGCGTTGGAGCGCGTGCCGGTGGGCGCCGTGCTGGACTTGCTGCTTGAGGGCAGCCCGTTGCGCCCGATTGTCCTGGGGAGCACCCAAGTGGTGCTGGCGCCATCACGTGTTTCGGCGTCCCATGCACCAGACGGGGGAATATCGCGTCGCGCCAGTCAATTGGACCGGGTGGTGGTGACGGGATCACCCGACGGTGCGGCACAGCGTGGATCGCCCTACGCGCTCGACGTGCTGGATGGAGCACTGCTTGCCCAGCACGGCGTGAATACGCTGGGGGAGGCGCTGGAGTTATCAGTGCCTGGTGTGTGGACCTGGACCGCCACGGCGGGCTCGGTCACGGCGCGTTACGGGAGTATTCGCGGTGCGAGTTCATTTGGGGCGAGCGCGCCCAAGATCTACCTTGACGGTATCGAGGTGGCAAACCCGCTGCTGGTCACCCAGCTCGATCCCGCGCGCGTGGCCCGGGTCGAAGTCATACGCGGGCCGCAGGGGGCGGCGTTATACGGCGCCGACGCAATTAGCGGAGTGGTGAACATTCTGACGCGTCATGATGGCGCGCCAGAGGGGCGACGCCAGCTGCAGATGTCCACCAGCGCCGGCGTTTCCAATACCTCCTACGCCGCCCGCGACCCGTTCGTGCAGGAGCATTCGCTGTCGTTCCGCCGTGGGTCTGCGGCCCGGAACCTCGGACTCGGCGTGAATGTGGGTACAGTGGGCGCCTATGTACCGGGGGCCTCGGAACGTCGCCTGCTGGTCGATGCCGATGGGCGCTTCTCGCGACAGCATTCGATTTTTACCGGCATGGCGCGCCTGTCGCTGCAGCGCGCGAACGCCGGCTCGTCACTGATGCTTGGCAATGATGGATTGGCGGGTTTTTCAACTGGCCGGGCGCTGACAAGGCTCCCCTTGGCGGGGAGCGTGAACGATGTACGTACCACGCTCGCAGCCGCCGTGGGCGACAGTACCCGTGGGCGCTTGCCTGGTGATTCACTGCCACGGGTGGTTACGGCCGATAGTGCCAGCGGACAGGATGTCGCGCAGTATACGATTGGCGGCAGCATTGCCGTGATGCCCAGTCTGCTGTGGACCCATACCGTCATTGCCGGTGTGGATGGGTACCGGATGCGTGGATTGTCGGCGTTTGCCTTGGCGGGTCCGCAAACGTTGTCCAACGCCGCGCTGGCGGGGAACGGTGAGGGGGCGGCCGATCGGGCCTCGTTGCGCCTGCGTACGGTGGGGCGGTTTGACGTGGCCCCTGCCACGCTGCTCACGTTGACCTTTGCGGCGGAACAGGCGTTCACGAACGAAGTGGTGCGTAGTGAGTTGGGATACGCGGCTGCTCCCCCAGGAGGTGGGGCCGGTCCCGGTGCGGTGGTGGGTCAGTTGCTGACGCGACCCGCCAACCGCGTTCCGTCGCAGCGCACGCTGTATGACAACAGTGGACTTTCGGCGCAGGCGCAGATCGCCTGGCGCGACCGGTGGTTTGCGTCGGCGGGGGTGCGCGGCGAACGGACCGATGGTGCCACACCCACGGCGCAGCAATCGTTGCTGCCCATGGTGGGGGCGGCCTATGTCCGGGATGTGGGCAACACGGTGGTCAAGCTGCGCGGCGCCTTTGGTACGGGCATTCGTCCGGCGCGTGCGCTGGTCCGGTCGTCTTCCTGGCTCGGACAGGGGCAACTGGCCGCGCTCTCGGCACTTGAACCGGAAAAACAAAGCGGTACCGAAGTCGGGGTGGATCTGCTCATGGGCGCACGCAGCGCCCTGCATCTCACCCGCTTCGATCAGCGTGCGTCGGGGCTCATACAGCCCGTGTCGTCGCTGGTGACGGCGGTGGGAGCGAACGGGCGGATCAGTCGTGCCATGACGTACACGTTGCAGAACGTGGGGGCCATCGACAACCGTGGCTGGGAGCTTGAGGCGACGACACGTGTGCAGCGACTGTCGGTCGCCGGCACCCTGGCACTGGTGGAGAGTCGTGTGGCGCAATTGGCCGCTGGCTATCGCGGCGAGATGCGGGTGGGTGATCGCATGCTCGATGTTCCGTCCAGCACCGTGAGTCTCTCCGGGGCCTACAGCGCGGGGCGCTGGACCTTGACTGGCAGTGCGATTCGGGCGACCGACTGGATAGGGTACGACCGCGCCGCGATTGGCGCCGCGCTCTCGGCGAATGAACTGTCGCCACGCGAGTTTGAGGGCGCCAACCTGCGCCGCTACTGGCTCCGCTATCCCGGCGTCACGCGCCTGCGTGGCGGCGTGACGCTCCGGGTGCGCAGTGATCTGTCGATGCTGCTGGGCGGCGATAATCTGCTCAACGTGCAGACCGGCGCCCCCGACAATGCCACCGTCATTGCGGGGCGCACGCTCACGCTCGGACTGCGCACCACATTTTGA
- a CDS encoding FecR family protein has product MSDRSDEIRPDSDLAPLAMDDDHWEALARYVAGESPALEATAMRAWLEAHPEDAALAAVVKARSERVVQQADISVNTEAALARVRARIDAEAQNDAPPMLRVERGGAAASSGARPAAAVAAPRRSWRVVGFAMAAGLAAIAAVGQWRAGSVSGAGVAQEYRTQVGQRDSVRLPDGSTVVLAPGSVLTLAADYGTRTREVTLEGAAYFDVQHDEGHPFTVHTASADIRDIGTAFSVKTAADGEVAVDVTHGIVALSARANAAAPVELRAGDRGVLAQQAVTVRRGTVTADDVAWTRGVLSYRDASLAEVRADLQRWYGLELRIADSVLARRTLTASFRGDSATQVVRVIALALGADVVQQGDTVLLQPQGLSPTPIP; this is encoded by the coding sequence ATGTCCGACCGTTCCGACGAAATCCGTCCTGACTCCGACCTGGCGCCTTTGGCCATGGACGACGACCACTGGGAAGCCCTCGCCCGTTATGTCGCGGGGGAGAGCCCGGCGTTGGAGGCCACCGCCATGCGTGCCTGGTTGGAGGCCCATCCGGAAGACGCCGCCCTGGCGGCAGTCGTTAAGGCCCGATCGGAACGGGTGGTGCAGCAGGCCGATATTTCCGTGAACACCGAGGCGGCGCTGGCCCGCGTGCGGGCCCGGATTGATGCCGAGGCCCAGAACGACGCCCCCCCCATGCTGCGGGTGGAGCGGGGCGGAGCGGCGGCATCGTCGGGGGCACGACCGGCTGCCGCGGTGGCCGCACCACGCCGGTCGTGGCGCGTGGTGGGGTTCGCCATGGCGGCGGGCCTCGCGGCCATCGCAGCGGTGGGGCAGTGGCGCGCCGGAAGTGTGTCCGGTGCCGGCGTGGCGCAGGAGTACCGCACTCAGGTAGGTCAGCGCGATTCCGTGCGGCTGCCCGACGGCAGTACCGTGGTGCTCGCGCCCGGCAGTGTCCTGACGCTGGCCGCCGACTACGGCACCAGGACTCGCGAGGTCACGCTTGAGGGTGCGGCATACTTTGATGTGCAGCACGATGAAGGGCACCCGTTTACCGTCCACACGGCCAGTGCCGACATTCGCGACATCGGCACCGCGTTCTCCGTGAAGACGGCGGCTGATGGGGAAGTGGCGGTAGATGTAACGCATGGCATCGTGGCGTTGAGTGCCCGCGCGAACGCTGCCGCGCCGGTGGAATTGCGGGCGGGTGATCGAGGCGTCCTCGCGCAGCAGGCCGTCACGGTACGGCGTGGCACCGTGACCGCCGATGATGTGGCATGGACGCGGGGGGTGCTCTCCTACCGCGACGCATCCCTCGCCGAAGTGCGTGCCGACCTGCAGCGGTGGTATGGGCTCGAATTGCGTATCGCAGACAGTGTCCTCGCCCGTCGTACGCTGACGGCGTCCTTCCGGGGTGATTCCGCCACGCAGGTGGTGCGGGTGATCGCGCTCGCTCTTGGCGCTGACGTGGTTCAGCAGGGCGATACGGTGCTGCTTCAGCCGCAAGGACTCAGCCCCACGCCGATCCCCTGA
- a CDS encoding RNA polymerase sigma-70 factor: MTDSDLLIRLRQGDHAAFETIFRQWYEPVVRSANRILHEPQVAEELAQDVFLELWRRREQLPEGSSVPGYLMQAARNRALNHLRHLQVQKKSQVFVEALSEPTEQADADAQANELDVAIREAIAELPPRTREVFLMSRERNLKYSEIAEQLGITVKAVEANMSRALRQLREKLSPFLRRTDST, encoded by the coding sequence GTGACCGACTCCGACCTGCTGATACGGCTCCGTCAGGGCGATCACGCAGCATTTGAGACGATCTTCCGGCAGTGGTACGAACCGGTGGTTCGGTCGGCCAACCGCATTCTGCACGAGCCGCAGGTGGCCGAGGAACTGGCGCAGGATGTGTTTCTCGAATTGTGGCGCCGCCGTGAGCAATTGCCCGAGGGGAGCAGTGTGCCGGGCTACCTCATGCAGGCGGCGCGGAACCGTGCGCTCAATCATCTGCGACACCTGCAGGTGCAAAAAAAGTCGCAAGTCTTTGTAGAAGCGCTGAGTGAACCGACCGAACAGGCGGATGCCGATGCGCAGGCCAATGAACTCGACGTCGCCATTCGCGAAGCGATTGCCGAACTGCCGCCGCGTACCCGCGAAGTGTTTCTCATGAGCCGCGAGCGGAATCTCAAGTACAGCGAGATTGCCGAACAGCTGGGCATCACGGTCAAAGCCGTGGAAGCCAATATGAGCCGGGCATTGCGACAGTTACGTGAGAAATTGTCGCCGTTCTTGCGCCGCACCGACAGCACATAG